One Gammaproteobacteria bacterium genomic window, CGCGGACCGGAGCTGCAGGTTAGCCGGCCCGTGACGGGGCCGTGACCGGTTCATGGCGCCCGGAAGGACCCACGAAAGGAGGGACTCATGAGTTGGACAGACGTTTATCGCAGAGTATTCTCTGCGCAGGCCTTGAGAACGTTGCTCAAGGTGTGCGCCGCGGTACTGGTCCTTCTGGCGGTGCCCGCGCACGGCGCCGCTCAAACCGGGACCGTGACGGGGCAGGTGACCGATGCCACCACCGGACGGGGCCTGGTCGGGGCCCAGGTCTTCCTGGTGGGCACCCAGATCGGAAGCCTTGCCGGTGGCGAGGGCCGCTACCTGATCCTCGGAGTGCCCGCCGGCACCCACCAGGTTCAGGTGATGTTGCTCGGCTACCCGACCGAGACCCAGGAGGTCACCGTCCAGGTCGACCAGGCCGCGGTGGCCGATTTCGCCCTGACGCCGCGGGCCATCGATCTCGACGAGATCGTCGTGACCGGGACGGCCGGTGCCGTCGGCCGCCGGGAGGTCGGCAACAGCATCTCGGCCATCAACGCCGAGGATGTCCGGGGGCGCGCCATCAAGACGATGGACGACGTCCTGGCGGCCAGTGCCACCGGCCTGGACATCCTCTATACCGGAGGAGATGCCGGCTCCGGGGCCACCATCCGCATCCGCGGGGTGAACTCCATAACCCAGGAGAACGAACCCCTCATCTACGTGGACGGCATCCGCGTCTACAGCGGGCACTACATACCCCCGAAGTCGGGACCCCTGCCAGGCCTCACGACCGCGAGCACCCCCGGTCAGAGAAGCTCGCCCCTGAACGACATCAACCCGGAGGACGTCGCCCGGGTCGAGGTGATCAAGGGGGCCGCTGCGACCACGCTCTACGGCACGGAGGCTGCGGGAGGCGTCATCCAGATCTTCACCAAGTCCGGGACGGGTCTCCAGCAGGGCGTTACGGTCTGGGATGCGAAGATCACGCAGGGCGTCTCCCACCTGCCGGCCCAATGGGGGCCGCATGGACGGCCCTCGGAGGCATGGTTCAACACCTACGGCCCCGAGTCCGAGGGCATCTTCCTCGACCAGTGGCTGGACTACGGCTACTTCCAGGAGTACAACCTGTCGGCCCGGGGGCGGCGCGACGAGCTGACCTATTTCCTGTCGGGCCGCTGGCTCGGTGACGAGGGCGTTTTCCCCTCTGACCAGCAGTCCAGGGAGTGGACGGTGCGGGCGAACACTTCCTTCGCCCCCAGCTCCGCCATCACCATCGGCTTCAACAACCACCTCAGCCGGCGGCGGGTCGACTGGATCGCCAACGGGGGCGAGGCGGAGGGCTTCATGCTGAACGTCCTGCGGGGCAGCAGGGACTACACCGAGGACCAGGACGAACTGGTCCTCGAACTCGACTTCGACGACCACCAGACTCACTGGATTTCCGGCATCGACTTCGGCTATCAGCCGACGACGGCCCTGGAGATGAGAGCGGCCCTGGGCTTCGACTACGTCGAACAGGAGCACATCGCGGACACGCCATTCGGCTCCTGGTTCGTCCCGAGGGGCGAGCGGGGGCTCGCCGGCTTCCGAACCGAGACGAAGACCATCGACTTCCGTACCACGTACCGCGCCGATGTGGGCGGGATTGCGACGAACACGTCGGCCGGATTCGCGGTCTTCGACAACCTCGTCAGGCATACGCACGGCCTCTCGACGACGT contains:
- a CDS encoding TonB-dependent receptor, with translation MSWTDVYRRVFSAQALRTLLKVCAAVLVLLAVPAHGAAQTGTVTGQVTDATTGRGLVGAQVFLVGTQIGSLAGGEGRYLILGVPAGTHQVQVMLLGYPTETQEVTVQVDQAAVADFALTPRAIDLDEIVVTGTAGAVGRREVGNSISAINAEDVRGRAIKTMDDVLAASATGLDILYTGGDAGSGATIRIRGVNSITQENEPLIYVDGIRVYSGHYIPPKSGPLPGLTTASTPGQRSSPLNDINPEDVARVEVIKGAAATTLYGTEAAGGVIQIFTKSGTGLQQGVTVWDAKITQGVSHLPAQWGPHGRPSEAWFNTYGPESEGIFLDQWLDYGYFQEYNLSARGRRDELTYFLSGRWLGDEGVFPSDQQSREWTVRANTSFAPSSAITIGFNNHLSRRRVDWIANGGEAEGFMLNVLRGSRDYTEDQDELVLELDFDDHQTHWISGIDFGYQPTTALEMRAALGFDYVEQEHIADTPFGSWFVPRGERGLAGFRTETKTIDFRTTYRADVGGIATNTSAGFAVFDNLVRHTHGLSTTFAGPQEPTLTSGAVRQVVENRLREVNAGFFVQEVLGFADRVYLTGGLRVDGNSAFGSDFGLQTYPKLSGSYVISDEAFWPAALEVTKLRVAFGESGKAPGFFDAERVWSPIQTKTGQPGVSPQNLGNAALGPERTREIEAGFEMSAWDGRVGLDFSYYYQRTLDALVPVALDPTLGFQGSQLLNIGTIDNKGIEVGLDTEPVRTRNLSWQLGLGLATNKSEVIDLGDDDAVQIGGRIWAREGYPLASYFDFQVTNPDEIAEPVYAEDPDPRFGRRVFIGPVFPELNWTVSSAVRIGNNLQISARGEFKGGQVMFRRIAGGSNPGRKSANYLQGCTICVS